Genomic window (Rossellomorea aquimaris):
GACATTGCGAAAATGACGGTAGATATTAATGGGGAAACACTTGTACAAACGTTCCCTCCTTACGAGCAGAGCGTAGCCTGGATGGATTTGCCTAAATCATAAAGATGGAGGATATGAGTATCGGAACTACAAATATTATGATAAAACTGGGGATTTGATTGAAGAGAATGAATGATTGATTGTGAATTTTTTAGGCTGACTGGACATTACAGACGAAGCGTCGGGACGGATCTGGTGCTTTCATTCTTATATTTTGAGGAATCATCAAATACGACTCCGTCTTCTCTTTCTTGCTTCTCTGTCCCCGCCCCATGCTTCTAATCTCCACATCCTTCACCCTTTCCCCTTATTCTATGGTAAATTAAAAGAATAATAGTTTCACTTTTCAAATAATAAAATGCGATTCTGCATCAACCATGGAGGGGCTATGTTTTTCTCACTTCGCAACCGATTATTTATGATTTTCACCTTGCTACTGACCTTTCCTTTTCTAGTTCTATCGATTCTCATTCCCAACTGGTTTACGTCGATCATGGAAGAACGTACCAAGAGTTCGACGATTGAAATGATGGAGCAGTATTCGCTGTATATTGATTCAATCACGTCACAGGCAGAGGATTTAGGAAAACAGGTACTGGTTAACCCTACGACTCAGGAATGGATCAAGTCCGAGGAGAATGATAGGGAGGTATCCGATGCCGAACGTCTTCTGATGAAGAACCAGTTAAAGGCGGAATTATCTTCGATGATGATCAACAATTCCAAGGCGATGTCCGTATCCGTTTACCTGAACGATGGAACCGGGACAGCCGGGAATCTTCCTCCTCTGGAGAAAACCATTTGGTTCGATGAATTCTATAAAGACGATCAACGCTGGCTTCGATCTCATAATGATCTGATGGCGGATCAGGTGAACAGTTACCTTCTGCCACTCTTTGATATCAATACCCTTGATTTATCCGGGGTGATCAAGGTGAATTTTCCATCGTCCCTTCTTGAGAATGCCTTAAGCAAGATCAAGCTGGGTGAGAACGGGAGAGTCTATCTCCTGGACAGCCTCGGAAGAAATGTGCTGACGGGCAGCGTCGATACACCGGAGAATGTAGTAAAGGAAAGCTTAAAGACTATCAAGACAGAGACGAACAGCTCGGGATTAATAGAGGTCCCTTTCGAGAAAGAAGAGTATATGATTTTCTATCAGAAGGCAAGGGTAGGAGAATGGGTGCTGGTCAGTGAAATTACCAAGTCCGAACTGTTCTCTCAGGTTAATGAGCTTCAGAGGAATCTCCTTTTGACGAGTGGATGGATATTCTTATTGACGATCATGGCGTCTTATCTCTTTTCTTCTACCATCGTAAAGCCTTTGGGGAAATTGACCGGTGCCATGAAGCTTGTTGAAAAGGGAGAATTTAAGAAAGCGAAGCAATTGATTCCTTCCATTAAGACAGCGAATGATGAGATTGGTTATGTAGTGGATGTGTTCGGCCAGACGGCCAACCGCCTCGATACCCTGATTGAAACAGAATATGAAGCCAACATACGCAGGAGGGATGCGGAATACAAGGCACTGCTACTGCAAATCAATCCCCATTTCTTAAATAATACCTTGGAAACCATTGGTGGTCTCGCAGCTCAAGGGAAGAACAAAGAGGTGATCGATGTCACGATCCATTTAGGGAGGATCATGAGATATTCCCTCAATACGGAATCTGACATGGTGACCCTTGGGGAAGAAATGACCTATATACGTAGGTTTATGGAAATTCTGAAGCTGCGATATGAAGAGGCGCTCTCAGTTTCCATTCAGGAGGATCCTGCAGCCTCTCCACTTCCGATCATTAAGTTCGTTATCCAGCCACTCGTGGAGAATTCGGTTAAATATAGTTTCATAGAGAAAACGGAGGCCGTTCTTCGTATTTCGACGAAAAAAGTGAATGACTGGGTGGAGATTGTGATTGAGGATAATGGAATCGGGATCCCTGAGTCTATTGTGGAAGAATTGAAGCATGCCCACGGTCCTCATGA
Coding sequences:
- a CDS encoding histidine kinase, whose product is MFFSLRNRLFMIFTLLLTFPFLVLSILIPNWFTSIMEERTKSSTIEMMEQYSLYIDSITSQAEDLGKQVLVNPTTQEWIKSEENDREVSDAERLLMKNQLKAELSSMMINNSKAMSVSVYLNDGTGTAGNLPPLEKTIWFDEFYKDDQRWLRSHNDLMADQVNSYLLPLFDINTLDLSGVIKVNFPSSLLENALSKIKLGENGRVYLLDSLGRNVLTGSVDTPENVVKESLKTIKTETNSSGLIEVPFEKEEYMIFYQKARVGEWVLVSEITKSELFSQVNELQRNLLLTSGWIFLLTIMASYLFSSTIVKPLGKLTGAMKLVEKGEFKKAKQLIPSIKTANDEIGYVVDVFGQTANRLDTLIETEYEANIRRRDAEYKALLLQINPHFLNNTLETIGGLAAQGKNKEVIDVTIHLGRIMRYSLNTESDMVTLGEEMTYIRRFMEILKLRYEEALSVSIQEDPAASPLPIIKFVIQPLVENSVKYSFIEKTEAVLRISTKKVNDWVEIVIEDNGIGIPESIVEELKHAHGPHESSHVLESKGRSIGLKNVLGRLKLYYGGNFTFHISSREYQGTTIVLRIKSGEGDLHAEGDSGR